In Sphingomonas oryzagri, the genomic stretch TTACCGGCCCGCGACTCTTCAAAGACGAGAGCGCCGAGCCGACGGGAGAGGATGCCGCGGCCACTTTGGGGGTAGCCATGAACTCGACCACCGTCGCCAAGTCTCTGTCGCGCGCGCTGCTCTGCGGCGTCTCCGTCCTCGCCGCCTCATCCGCCATCGCGCAGGAAGGGCCGACCTCTCAGGTCGCCGCCGCGCAGCCGGGCGAGATCGTCGTCACCGCCACCCGCCGCGCCGAATCGGCGAAGAACGTGCCGGTCGCGGTCACCGCGATCAACGGCGAGAAGCTGGACGTGCTGAACTCGTCCGGCCTCGACATCCGCTTCCTGTCGTCGCGCACGCCGAGCCTGCAGATCGAAAGCTCGTTCGGCCGCACCTTTCCGCGCTTCTACATTCGCGGCCTGGGCAATACCGATTTCGATCCGAACGCGCAGCAGCCCGTCTCGGTCGTGATGGACGACGTCGCGGTCGAAAGCCCGTTCCTCAAGTCGTTCCCGGTGTTCGACCTCGCCAATGTCGAGGTGCTGCGCGGGCCGCAGGGCACCCTGTTCGGCCGCAACACCCCGGCCGGCGTGGTCAAGCTCGATCCGCAGACGCCGACCGACCATTATACCGGCTACTTGTCGGGCAGCTGGGCGACCTACAACACCGTCAACGTCGAGGGCGCCGTCGGCGGCCCGATCGGTGACGGCCTGAGCTTCCGCGCCTCGGGCATCCTGCAGCGCCGCGACAACTGGGTCACCAACGACGACACCACCGGCAACGCGCCGCACCATCTGGAAGGCTATCGCGATCTCGCCGGCCGCTTCCAGCTCGCCTACACCAGCGGTGATTTCCACGCCCGCGTCGACGTCCATGCCCGCGATCTGGACGGCAGCCCCCGCCTGTTCCGCGCCGGCCTGTTCGAGCAGGGCAGCAACCATTTCTCGCCGGGCTTCGACAAGGATCATGTCGCGCAGGACGGCATCAGCCTGCAGAAGATGAGCCAGTGGGGCACCAACCTCCACATGGACTATCATTTCGACGGTCTCGGCACGATCTACTCGATCACCGGCTATGAGAGCGCCCACGTCAAGTCGATCGGCGACATCGACGGCGGCGACGTCTACGCCTTCCCGGCGCTGGGCCTCAACGTCGGCCTGTTCCCGGACAATACCGGCGACATCGTGCGTCCGCACGAATTCAGCCAGGAAGTGCGCTTCGCCTCCGACGAGTTCGGCGGCTTCCGTGTGCAGGGCGGCGCTTACTACTTCCACCAGCGCCTGAAGTATCAGGAGCTGGATTTCGACACGACCGGCACGCAGGACGGCGACGTCTACCACAACGACAAGAACGAGAATGTCGGCATCTTCGCGTCGGGTGAATACAAGCTCGACAAGCTGACGCTGCGTGCGGGCGTGCGCTACAGCCACGACAGCAAGCATGACATCGTCGCCGGCACCGCCGCACCGGGCGCGCTGACCGGCGGGCTCGTCCTGCCGCTGTCGACCAGCGCCAAGGGTTCCTACGTGACGTGGGACGGCAGCGCGACCTACGCGCTGACGCAGGCGGTCAACCTCTACGCCCGCGTCGCCACCGGCTATCAGGGCCCGGCGATCCAGGATCGCGTGACCTTCGGTTCGGTGCCGAGCGTGGCGAAGAAGCAGACCACCATCTCGGCCGAGGGCGGCCTCAAGATGGAGAGCCTCGACCATCGCCTCCACTTCGACCTCGACGGCTACTGGTGGCGCACCAAGGATCTGCAGCTGACCGCCGTCGGCGGCGCCAGCAATTCGGCGGCGCTGATCAACGCCAACCATGCGGTGGGCTACGGCATTGAGGCGCAGGTCGACGTGAAGCCAATCAAGAACCTGACGCTGACCGCCGGCGGCAGCTGGAACTTCACCGAGATCCGCGATCCCACCATCTCGGTCGGCGTGTGCGGCGCGCTCTGCACCGTCACCGATCCGGTCAACGCCGAGGGCCGCGCGATCATCGACGGCAACGATCTGCCCCAGGCGCCGCGCTACGTCTTCAACGTGACGGCGCGCTACGGCATCCCGCTCGCCAACGGCGGCGAGATCTACGCCTATACCGACTGGGCCTATCGCTCGAAGATCAACTACTTCCTCTACACGGCGAAGGAGTTCCGCGGGCGCTCGCTGACCGAGGGCGGCCTGAAGATCGGCTACAAGTCGCCGGATCACTGGGAGATCGCGGCGTTCGCGCGCAACATCACCAACCAGATCCGCTCGATCAGCGCGATCGACTTCAACAACCTGACCGGCATGATCAACGATCCGCGCATCATCGGCGCGGAGGCCAAGATCAGCTTCTGATCCCCACCGCATCGGCGATCATGAAAGGGGCCGTTCGGCGACAGGCCGGGCCGCCCCTTTCTTCATGGGTGGACATAAAGTCCACTTGATGCGCCCCGACGCCCGGCGCACAGCGAAACCGTGATCGGGAGGATGCGTTCCGGGTCGAGGGGCCACAGGATGCTCGCGCTGGCGGTGATCGCCTGCGCGATGGCGCTGCGCATGCTCGTGCCGCAGGGCTGGATGCCGGTGTCCGACGGGCATGGCTTCCGCATCACGATGTGCTCGGGCAGCGGCCCGATGGACATGGCCATGGCGATGCCCGGCATGGCCATGCACCACGGGGACGATCACACCGGCCAAGATCACGGGCAGCAGCCGATGCAGGACCATCCCTGCACCTTCGCTCACCTCGCCCTTGCCTTTGCCGAGCCGGTGCTGCCGACGCTGGCCCTGCCGCCGCTCGCGCGGGCCGAGATACTGGCCGCGAAGCCACTCACACTCGCGATCGGTCGCGGCCTCGCCGCCCCGCCGCCGCCCGCCACCGGACCACCCGCCCTCGCCTGACCGCCCAGCGCGCCGGCTCCCATCGGGAGCGCGGCCGCCCGCGCCATTCAGACAAGGGGATTTCCATGACCAGCCGCTTCCGGCTGCGCGCGCCGTTGCTGGCCGCCGCCAGCCTCGCCACGCCCGCCTTTGCCACAGATGCGCCACCGGGCGACATCCTCGTCACCGCCCAGCAGCAGCAGGCGACGATCGAGAACGCACCCGCCACCCGCGCCACCATCGACGCCAGGGCGATCAAGGCCACGATCAACACCGTGAACGTCGAGGATACGCTGAAGTACCTGCCGAGCCTGTTCGTGCGGAAGCGGCATATCGGCGATCTGCAGGCGCCGCTCGCCACGCGCACATCCGGCCTCGGCGCCTCGGCGCGCAGCCTCGTCTATGCGGACGGGGCGCTGCTCTCCGCGCTGATCGGCAACAACAACACCTCGGCCTCGCCGCGCTGGAGCCTCGTCTCCCCGCAGGAGATCGCGCGGGTGGACGTGCTCTACGGCCCGTTCTCGGCCGCCTATCCGGGCAATTCGATCGGCGCGGTGGTCAACATCACCACCCGCCTGCCCGACAAGCTCGAAGCGACCGCCACCGCCGGCACCAGCATCGGCCACTATGACCAGTACGGCACGCACGACACGCTGCCGAGCTATCAATATGGCGCGACCGTGGGCGACCGCTTTGGCCCGCTGGCCCTGTTCGCCAGCGTCGATCATGTCACCAGCCACAGCCAGCCGCTGACCTACGTCACCGCGACCAAAAGCGGCAGCTGCGCGGGGGGTGCCTATGACGCGCTCAACAAGAACGCCGTGCCGATCTGCGTGCTGGGCGCGGGCGGGATCGAGACGCAGCGGCAGGATCACATCAAGCTCAAGGCCGCGCTCGACGTGACGCCCGACATCCGCCTCACCTATGTCGGCGGCCTGTTCCTCGGCGAGACGCGGGCGCATGCCGAGACCTATCTGGCGGGCGGCGCCTATACGTCGGGTTTCTCCAGCGGCGTCTATCAGAGCGATCAGCGCCACTGGTCGCACTCGCTCTCCGCCACCGGATCGACCGGCGCGGTCGACTGGCAGGTGATCGGCACGCTCTACGACTTCGCGCATGACCGGCAGGCCGTGCCGACCGGTCTGCTTCCCACCGCGAACGACGGCGGCAAGGGCAACGTCACCCGGCTCGACGGCACCGGCTGGAAGACGATCGACGCCAAGGCCATGTGGAAGCCTGTCGCGGCCCACGCGATCAGCTTCGGCGCGCATGGCGACTGGTTCCGGCTGAACAGCAGCCGCTATGCTGCCACCGACTGGCGGAGCGACGATCAGGGCGCGCTCAATCTGCGATCGAGCGGGCGCACCCGCACCGCGGCGCTCTGGGCGCAGGATGCGTGGACCTTGCTGCCGCACGTCACGCTGACCGCCGGCGGACGCTATGAATGGTGGAAGGCCTATGGCGGCGTGCTGTCGCAGGCGCCCACGCCCGCCCAACCGACGCTCTCCGCGCACAAATTCTCGCCCAAGGCATCGCTGGCGTGGACGCCCAGCCGCGCGTGGACGGTGCGCGCCTCCTTCGGCGAGGCGTGGCGCTTCCCAACCGTGGGCGAACTCTATCAGGTGGTGACCACGCCGGTGCTCGCCATTCCCGATCCGAACCTCAAGCCCGAGCGCGCATTGTCCGAGGAGTTGGCGATAGAGCGCCACGACGCGCACGGATCGATCCGCCTGTCGCTGTTTAACGAGGTGGTGAAGGACGCTTTGATCTCGCAGACCGGCACGCTGAACGGCAATCTCGCCACCTTCGTGCAGAACGTGCCGCGCACCCGCGCGCGGGGTGTCGAGCTGGCGGTACAGCGGACCGACCTGCTGCCCCGCATCGATCTGTCGGGCAGCGTCACCTATGCCGATGCCGAGACCCGCCGCGACCCCGCGCTGCCGGCGGCGGAGGGCAAGCTGCTCCCCTCTGTGCCGCGCTGGAAGGCGACCCTGGTCGGCACCTGGCGCCCAACCGACGCCCTCTCGCTCACCGCCGCCGGCCGCTATTCGAGCCGCAATTACGGGGCACTCGATAACAGCGATGTGGTCGGCAACACCTATGGCGGCTTCTATAAATATCTCGTCGTGGATCTGCGCGCGCAGGTGAAGGCGAGCGATCACATGACCGTCTCGTTCGGCGTCGATAACATCAACAACGACAAATATTTCCTCTTCCACCCCTTCCCTCAGCGCACCTTCTTCGCGCAGGCGGAGTGGACGCTGTGAGCGTGTGTCCGCTCGGCACGCGCTGGTACAATGCGGTGTGGCGCTGGCATTTCTATGCCGGGCTGCTCTGCATCCCCTTCATCCTGTGGCTGGCGACGACCGGCACGATCTACCTGTGGCGGCCGCAGATCGAGGCGTTGCTCGACCGACCCTACGCGCATCTCGCTACACGAGGCGCGGTCGCCTCGCCCGACGAGCAGGTGGCAGCCGCGATCCGGGCGGTGCCGGGATCGCGCCTGCACCGCTACATCCTGCCCGACGCGCCCGATGCGGCGGCGAGCATCCTCGTCACCAGGGACGGCGCCGACCAGCGGGTGCATGTCGATACCCGCTCGCTCGCCGTGTTGGGGGTGGAGCGCGAGGACGGGCGACCGATGCCGGTCGTCTCCCGCCTGCATGGGCAGCTGCTCGCCGGCACGACCGGAAGCGTGATCGTCGAGATCGCCGCCTGCTGGGCGATCGTGATGATTCTGACCGGCCTTTATCTTTGGTGGCCGCGAGGCCGGGGACTGGCGGGCGTGGTATGGCCGAGGCTGCGTGGCGGCCAACGCCTGTTCTGGCGCGATCTTCACGCGGTTACCGGCCTGTGGGTATCGCTGCTCGGGCTGGGGCTGATCCTCACCGGCCTGCCCTGGGCGACGGCGTGGGGCAATTATCTCAGAGAGGTGCGCGCGATCACCCATGCCGCCGACGGGCCGGTCGACTGGACGATCGGCGGCAAGTCCCCGGCATCGGACCATGCCGGGCATCACGGCATGGCGATGCCCGCGCCGCCGCCCCCTCCCGGCGAGCTGGCGCGGGTGATCGCCGCCGCCCGTCCGCTCGCCATCGCGCCGCCGGTGATGATCGCGCCGCCCGCGATGCGCGGCGCGCCGTGGAGCGTCACCTCCGACGCCGCCGACCGCCCGCTGCGATCCGAAGCGAAGATCGACGGCGCGACCGGGCGGGTCGTCTCGACCAGGGGCTTCGGCCAGCGCCACTGGATCGATCGCATCATCGGCACCGGCATCGCGGTGCATGAAGGCGCGCTGTTCGGCCTCGCCAACCAGATTCTCGGCACGCTCACCGCTCTGGGGCTGATGCTGCTCGCGATATCGGGCGCTGTGCTGTGGTGGCGGCGGCGACCGGTCGGGCTGCTCGGCGCGCCGATCCCGCTGTCGCGCCCGCGCTTCGGCTGGGCGCTGGGGGCGGCGATCGTCGCGCTGGCGCTCTATCTGCCGCTGTTCGGGGCGACCCTGCTGCTGGTGCTGCTGGTCGAGCGCGGGCTGCTGCGGCGGCTGGCGGGGCCGCGCCGCTGGCTGGGGCTGCGCGCCGCCTGACGGCGTGCTAGATGCCCGCCATGACGATCCTCTCCTCGACCAACCCCGCCACCGGCGAAACCCTCTGGACCGGCGAGGCGGCCGGTCCGGAACAGGTTTCCGCCGCCCTCGCCGCCGCCCGCATCGCGTTCGAAAGCTGGTCCGTCACCCCGCTCGACGAGCGCGTCGCCTACGTCCGCGCCTACAAGGCGGCGCTGGAGGCCAATCAGGACACGCTCGCCCGCGCCATCTCTCAGGAGACCGGAAAGCCCGCATGGGAGGGCAAGCAGGAAGCCGCAACGATGGTCGCCAAGGTCGAGACATCGATCAAGGCGCAGGCCGAGCGCACCGGCGAGCGGGAGCAGGGCATGGCGTTCGGGCGCGCGATCCTGCGCCACCGCCCGCACGGCGTGATGGCGGTGCTGGGGCCGTACAACTTCCCCGGCCACCTGCCCAACGGCCATATCGTCCCCGCTCTGCTGGCGGGCGACACGGTGGTGTTCAAGCCGTCGGAGGAAACGCCCTGGGTCGGCCAGCTGATGGCCGAGTGCTGGGCCGAGGCGGGATTGCCCAAGGGCGTGTTCCAGTTGCTGCAGGGCCGGCGCGACACCGGCGCGGCACTGATCGCGGGCGAGATCGACGGGCTGCTCTTCACCGGATCGGCGGGCGCGGGCGCGCATTTCCGACGGGCGTTCGTGGATCGCCCCGAGGTGATCCTCGCGCTGGAGCTGGGCGGCAACAACCCGCTCATCGCGTGGGATGGCGATCCGCAAGCCATCGCCTCGATCGCGGTGCAGTCGGCCTTCATCACCAGCGGCCAGCGCTGCTCCTGCGCGCGGCGGCTGATCGTGCCGGAGGGTGCCGCCGGCGACGCGATCGTCGCGGCGGTCGCCGCGATGGCCGATCGGCTCACCATCGGCCAGTGGGACGAGACGCCCGAGCCGACCTTCGGCCCGCTCGTCTCCGCCACCGCCGCCGCCAACGCGAGGAAGGCGGTCGCCGCGCTGGTCGAGGCCGGCGCGAAGGTGATCCGCCCGTTCTCGGGCGTCGAAGGCCGCTCCGACGCTTTCGTCACGCCCGCCATCCTCGACGTGACCGGTCTCGACGTGCCTGATGCCGAGATCTTCGCGCCGGTGCTGCAGGTCATCCGCGTCGCCGATTTCGATGCCGCGATCAGGGCCGCGAACGCCACCGCCTTCGGCCTCTCCGGCGGTCTGATCTCGGCCGACGAGGCACTGTGGCGCCGCTATGCCGATCGCGCGCGCGCCGGGGTGCTCAACTGGAACCGGCCGACCACCGGTGCGGCCGGCACGATGCCGTTCGGTGGCCTCGGCGCCTCGGGCAACCACCGGCCGAGTGCCTATTACGCCGCCGATTACTGCGCCTACCCGGTCGCCAGCTTCGAGGCGGGCGAGGTCGCCGACCTGTCGGGCGAGATCAAGGGGCTGAAGGCGTCCTGATCCTCCCCCGCCAGGGGGAGGATTGGGTTAGACCCGCTTGATGAAGTCCACGAAGGCGCGCAGCGGCGCGGGCATCAGGCGGCGGCTGGGATAGTATAGGAAGGGGCCGGAATAGGCCTGCCACCAGTCGGGCAGCACCGGCTCCAGCGTCCCGTCCGCGAACGAGGGAGCGAGCAGCCCCTCGAAGGCGAAGATCAGGCCGATGCCGGCGGTCGCCACCTCCAGCTCGATCGCGGCATCGGTGCCGATGAACGGCCCGTCGGGCGTCACCCGCACGATCTCGCCGTCGCGCTCGAACTCCCATGTGTTGACCGTCGCGCCGCTGGCGAAGCGGTGGCGGATGCAGGCGTGGCGGAGGATGTCGCGCGGATGCTCCGGTCGCCCACGTGCATCGAGATAGGCGGGCGCCGCCCCGCAGGCGAAGCGTTCGATGCGCGGGCCGATCGGCACCGCGATCATGTCCTGCTCCAGCTTTTCCTCATAGCGGATGCCGGCGTCGAAGCCCGCCGCAAGCACGTCGATGAAGCGATCCTCGCTCGACAGTTCGAGCCTGATACCCGGATGCGCGGCAAGAAAGGCCGGCACGATCCGCGGCAGGATCAGCCGCGTCACCCCGATCGGCGCGTTGAGGCGCAGCGTGCCGGTCGGGCTGTCGCGATAGTCGTTGACCATGTCGAGCGCGGCGCCGACCTCGCCCAGCGCCGGCACCAGCCGCTCGAGCAGGCGCCCGCCCGCTTCGGTCGGCGTCACGCTGCGGGTGGTGCGGTTGAGCAGACGGACGCCCAGCCGCTCCTCCAGCCGCCGCACCGCGTCGGACAGGCTGGAGGCCGGCACCCCGCGCAGCTTGGCCGCTCCCCGGAAACTGCGCGCCTCCGCCACCGAGACGAAGGCATCGAGATCGCCCAATTCGGTCATAGCGCCTCTGTCATTGTCCGGTTCTTCGTACAGCCCGTGCGGCATCTGCCGGATTATCGATCGCCGTGCCAGCGCGCATATCGCCGCCACCCCATTCCAAGGAGGCAAGCATGAAGCTCCACCAACTCGGCAAGACCGGCCCGCGCGTATCCGCCATCGGGCTTGGCTGCATGGGCATGTCCGGCTCCTACGGCGCATCCGACCGTCGTCAGGCGATCGACGCCATCCATCAGGCGCTCGATGCCGGCATCACCCTGCTCGACACCGGCGATTTCTACGGCATGGGCCATAACGAGCGCCTGCTCGCCGAGGCGCTGAAGGGCCGGCCACGCGACAGCTACCAGCTCAGCGTCAAGTTCGGTGCGCTGCGCGGGCCGGACGGCAGCTGGCTCGGCTTCGACGGACGGCCGGAGGCCGTGAAGAGTTCGCTCGCCTACACGCTGGATCGGCTCGGCACCGATCATGTCGACGTCTATCGCCCCGGCCGGCTCGATCCGAAGGTGCCGATCGAGGAGACGGTGGGCGCGATCAAGGAGATGATCGAGGCCGGCTATGTCCGCAATCTCGGCCTGTCCGAAGTCGGCTCCGAGACGATCCGCCGCGCCGCCGCCGTCCACCCGGTCGCCGACCTGCAGATCGAATATTCGGTCATCACGCGCAGTGTCGAGGACAATATCCTCGCCACTTGCCGGGAACTTGGCATCGCGATCACAGCCTATGGCGTGCTCTCGCGCGGGCTGCTCTCGGGCTATTACGGCAGGGAACCCGCGAAACAGGGCGACTTCCGCAGCCACTCGCCGCGCTTCCAGGAGGGCAATGTCGAGGCGAACCTCGCATTGGTCGAGAAGCTGCGCGCCATCGCCGACGCCAGGGGCGCGACCGTCGCGCAGATCGCCATCGCCTGGGTGCTGTCGCGGGGGGACGACATCTTTCCGATCATCGGCGCGCGTCGGCCGGATCACGTCGCGGGCGCGCTGGCCGCGCTCGACGTGACGCTGGACGCGGACGATCTGGACGCGATCGAGCAGGCGGTGCCGAAGGGCGCGGCGCAGGGCGATCGCTATCCCACGCCGCTCATGGCCTCGCTCGACAGCGAGAGGTGATCGCCGCCGCCCCTCTCCCGCCCTGCGGGAGAGGGCAGTGCCGTTACGCGACCCGCCGTACCCAGCCCGCCGGGCCTTCGACGCGGCCGCGCTGGATGCCGACCAGCTCGGCCTTGATCTCGTCGGTGAGCTGGCCGCCGTCGCCGTTGCCGATCGTCCAGTCGCCGGCCGTGCTCTTCACCTGCCCGATCGGGGTCAGCACCGCCGCCGTGCCGCAGGCGAACACCTCGCGCAGCTTTCCGCTCTTCGCATCGGCCTGCCACTGGTCGATCGCGTAGGGCTGCTCGGTCACCGCGATGCCGCGCCGCTTCACCAGTTCGAGGATCGAGGCACGGGTGATGCCGGGCAGGATCGTGCCGGTCAGCGGCGGGGTGATCATGCTGCCGTCGTCGAACAGGAAGAAGATGTTCATGCCGCCGAGCTCGTCCACCCAGCGATGCTCGACCGCGTCGAGGAACACCACCTGATCGCAGCCATGCTCGTACGCCTCGGCCTGCGCCATCAGGCTGGCGGCGTAGTTGCCGCCGCACTTGGCGGCACCCGTGCCGCCAGGGCCGGCGCGGTTGAGGTGATCGGACACCCACAGCGACACCGCCTTCTTGCCGCCCTTGAAATAGGAGCCGGCCGGCGAGGCGATCACGCAGAAGATGAACTCGGACGCGGGCTTTACGCCCAGGAACGTCTCGGACGCGAACATGAAGGGGCGCAGATACAGGCTGCCCTCGCCGCCGGGGATCCAGCCGGAATCGGCCTTCACCAGCGCGTCGATCGCATCAAGGAACAGATCCTCGGGGATTTCCGGCATCGCCATGCGGCGCGCGCTTTCGTTCATGCGGCGGGCATTCTGCTCGGGGCGGAACAGGGTGATGCCGCCATCGTCGGCGCGATAGGCCTTGAGGCCCTCGAAGATCTCCTGCGCGTAATGCAGCACCGCGCAGGCGGGATCGAGCGTGAAGGGGCGTCGCGCGCCGAGCGTCGCGGAATGCCAGCCCTTCCCCTCGGTCCACGTCGCGGTGACCATGTGATCGGTGAACACCCGCCCGAAGCCCGGATCCTCCAGCAATACCGCGCGCTCGGCCGCCGCCAGCACCGCCGGGTTAGGCTCGATCGCGATCGGGTAGAGGGAGGTCATCACGCTGCTCCTAAATGAAAGAACAGCGGCTCCTTATCGGGCAAGACAGGGATAGGCCAGCCCCGAGGCTGTGCCGGCGCGCAGGATGAACAGGCCGCTCAAACGAGCAGGAAGATCACCGTGCCCGAAATGGCGAGCGAGATCGCGCTCATGAAACAGAGCAGACGAAATTCGACATCGCATAGCGATGCATCGAGATGTTCCACCGGTCTCCTCCTCTCGCCATTCTCCCGATGGCGAGCGCCAAGAATATCATTCTTCTTGCTAAAGTAAAATAAAGGTCTCGTGCTGCGGCGCGGCGTTTCAACTTGAAACTGATGTATCTGTCTTTAGGAATATCTTCCTTTACAGGCATCGCGGAAATCCGCCGTGCAGGACCGCTTGACTCCGCCCTGCCAAAAGCGCGATCTAGAACATATAGAGAACAATTGGACAGCCGAGTCGGTGGACGCCCTATGCGCCTTGCGAAACAGGATTGCCCGGATCGAGGGCCTGCGCCCCGCCGATGCGCCGATTCATGCGCCGCTCGGGGTCGATTCGCTCGACCGGGCGCTGGGCGGCGGGCTGGCACGCGGCAGGCTGCACGAGCTGTTCGCGGCGGAGTCGGCGGATGGGCCGGGCGCGGCGGGATTTACCGCGATGCTGGCGCAGCTGGCCTTGCCGGCCGGGGCGCCTTTGCTCTGGCTGCGGCTGGAAGAGGTGGAGCGGACTGGCGGTCGCCTCTCCGCGCCGGGGCTGGCGCAGATCGGCCTCGATCCGGCACGGCTGGTGCTGCTGGTGCTCCGCGATCCGGTGATGCTGTTACGCGCGGCGGCGGACGTGGTGCGCTGCTCCCCGATCGGCGGGGCGGTGATCGAGCTGTGGCAGCAGCCCCGCGCGCTCGACCTGACGGCGAGCCGGCGGCTGGCTGTCGCGGCCGAGGAATCGGGGGTCACCGCGCTGATGCTGCGGGTGGATGCCGCCCCCTCCCCCAGTGCTGCGCACACGCGCTGGCAGGTATCATCCGCCCCCTCGATCGCGCTGGAGGCGGATGCGCCCGGCCATCCCGCCTTCGACATCGAACTGCTGCGCCAGCGCGGGCGGCCGGACGGCGGGCGCTGGCGGCTGGAGTGGCGGCGTGAGCAGGCCCGCTTCG encodes the following:
- a CDS encoding ImuA family protein, coding for MRNRIARIEGLRPADAPIHAPLGVDSLDRALGGGLARGRLHELFAAESADGPGAAGFTAMLAQLALPAGAPLLWLRLEEVERTGGRLSAPGLAQIGLDPARLVLLVLRDPVMLLRAAADVVRCSPIGGAVIELWQQPRALDLTASRRLAVAAEESGVTALMLRVDAAPSPSAAHTRWQVSSAPSIALEADAPGHPAFDIELLRQRGRPDGGRWRLEWRREQARFAEAPLPGFVVPAAAGGPASAPLRA